Below is a genomic region from Tripterygium wilfordii isolate XIE 37 chromosome 12, ASM1340144v1, whole genome shotgun sequence.
GAAAGCATTTCTTTGTCTTATACGCCTAAATGcgaaattcaaaacaagaaaatccAACCACATATAACCCAGCAACAAAGTTGCATTTCATATATCATTCAGATGTATTCATTTTCACATAACCTTTTCTATGCAATCCTTTTAGGATTCTCAAAAACTACCGATGTAAaaaccaactaggaaaaatggTGGTCAAAATTGTTCATAAGTGTAACAATGACCACTCATTGTTTAGGACTACAAACATATGAAAAATGGAACATTACTGCACAGTAAACCCAAAACTAAGCCAAGCTTACTCGAGAAGCAAATCAAAGTTATCAAAtccaccacacacacacacacacacacacatatatatatatgtatatgcatatcaaacacaaaatttacatgAAGCTTACCCGAAAAGACAAATCAAAATTATCATATACAGTATACATATCATTATACAGAGgcttcaaaattgaaaatttaaagtTCAGATGAAGCAGACATTCATAATATCCAGGAGCCATGTCCGTCATGTAGTTTCATGCATCAATTGTGTCCGCCATGTTGTTTCACACTGAAGTCATTTAACATGGAATACAGCAATAGACACGGACGCTAAAAGCACCTGTGCATTTTTCATCTATCCAGACAAAATGGACCCAATTTGATCTAGCATAGCTTCATTTAACCAATCTCATCCATCCTAATGTTTAATTGGTTGGCTCCTATCctaaaacaaaattttccatagaaagagagaaaagatcttagaagaaaattttcagttGGTCATCTCAGCAATTAATTTCTGTAACAATCTTTTGAACGTATATTCTCTTTGAATGATGCCTTGATTACCAATCAAAagtaagaaagaaaatgatacAATCCAGAAGTGCCTGAATGCTAGGTCTTCAAACATCGCGAGGGGATTCTTTATCAAATTTCTAGCGATAAAGATATGAATCCCTAAAAGACAGGAAACAATCAAGTAATCGAAGAAAGCACCACATAAGAGGTCATTATTAAAGCAAATAAAGCAACCCTCGGCCCACGCCCTCTTGTCAGTGTTCAACAACGCAGGTCTAGATGCAGGAAAAGTAATGGGAGTTTTCTTTAAGTCGCATAAGATTCTGCAGATAAGTATCAAGGGTATATAGTCAGTCCAGAAAAGCTTCCCCACAACATCAATACCCAAATGCGTCCGACAACCATTCTCAACAACAAAAACCTCTTCCACAGGCTATCAAAAATTAAACTTTTACAATAACACTTATTTTCTCAACTCTATGTACCTCTGCGAAGGTCAGGTTCAAACTTTCTAACATTTTGAGACAGAAATAAGAAGAGAGTATATTTGTTAAACGGGACAATAAATGTGACTAGTTGCTCAAGTATATAATAAAAACTTGCATCTATCATGTCACAATATTTACAATAATTGGAGACTAACTTATAGCAAATTAGcactaaaaaattcaaaatcttgaGCTAACAATTTAAATAGAGACAAATATTTGGGCCTAGAAAACAATGCAGCCATAGCAGAACCAAAACACATTCGGCAatctattttgaaaaaaataaaagaatcttGAATAAAACAGTTTCAGCAACTTGTTCTTAGAACCGGAAAAAACAATGACTCTTAGAGGTGATTTAAACAAGAAAACGTTGAAAATCAGATTTCAACTTTGTCTTTATCAAAAATCCCTTAACACGTAATAGAATTGCTGAAAACCAGTAAAATGCAGATGAAACTGATTCGCATCAATAACAAACCCTAGAAACGAAGGCAGTGACCATCGAACTCTCAAACTTCACTCAAATATCATCACGAGAACAGGAAATGAGAAACAGAATCACAGAAAACAAATCCTCAATGAAAAATAACGAACTCGAATAGATCAAGATCGGAATCGGAACCGAAGTCGAACGTACCTGGACGGATATGAGAatctaagagcacaaatagGAGATGATAAGAGAGAAGATTTGTAGTGTTTCAAATTGGAGAGAGACGGACAAGGCGGATAATGACGGGTAGGAGAGGAGAGAAGGCGATCTTCGCGGACACGATGGGTGGAGGTTGCGTTTCTTTGTGCTCCTCCTGCCTCTCCAGCCGATGATGCTGCGAGAAAATTGAAGCTTCTTTCCGTATATATACGGAATCGCCTTTTTTACGACACAATGACGATATTCTGTTACCGTTCGCCTTTATCTCATTAATACGATaatatctttttttcctttttggccCTCCTTCGTCGTCTTTCCGTATATATACTGAGTCTCTTTTTTACGCCACAATGACGATATTTTGTCACCATTCCCCTTTATCTCATCAATACGAtaatatctttttgtctttggCCCACTTGCTTGAGGACGAAGGTGGGCCGCTGGAGTGTTTGAAATGATGAACGGGCCGGATTTTTTGGGCCGAACCAAAATAAGTTGGACTGACAGGTTGCCCATTCAAGCCCAAAATGTGTAACATTCTCTCACTGTCACTTGGCAGTGGCACTACATCCTGTTTCAATTCCTAACACTGAGGGCCCGTTTGGTAGACCACACTATGCTTTTGGCAGCAGAAAATTGCATCGTATACGCTGCCGTTTCTGCCTAAAAAACACATGCTCACAACCTGTGCCTTTTCTCACCCTATCCCTCTGTCGCCTTCTCCCTCTATGAAGAGTAGGGATTGCGGGTTTTTAACGAGTGTATCTGTAATGTGAGTGTAAGTTTGATAACAGACATTCCCCATAGGGTATTCACTATTGagtcaaaaacattaaaaaataacaaaaaatacaaaaacaaagtaAAAGACTATTTACATCGTAATGAGGTAACAACAAGGTATGCTATTGTACAATTAAATGGTAATTAAATTGCTTTGACACCTTGCTCTTATAATACAGGAAGAACATTAAGGAATGGACTTACATTGCTGAACACCAACCCTTAAGCCAAGACACAATTCAATTCAACAACATACAATTGCCCAAGCAATAATTTAAGAGCAGTTTGTGCTGTAGAGCGGATCCAAAGCTACTCACCAAAAAATGCTGCAAGCTAATGCAATGAACCGCCATTGTTAGATCCCAGGCAGTATCTCAAAACAAATGTCAAAGCAGAGTGCAGCTCTTGAGTATGCCTAGAGCAAAACTTGATGTCATTGGCACAGTAACAAAAGCAAGTCGCCCAGCTTTGAGAGTGGAGCATGATAACTTGTCCTGCATGCTTCTTCATTGTTAAAACAGCTGCGTAAGAGAGGGAAAGTACCACCAGTGGAAATATCATTATCAATCTGTGAGGCAGCAAGACAAAAGAGGTCCAATGGATAAGAAATGATGtcaggagcttttcacaactTTCTTGATAAGCAACTCCGATGATAATGAATAGCGGTATGACCTAATTCTGTCTTCGCACATGGAAAACAGGCCTAACGTCACAAAGGCCATGGCTGCATTGGACTTGAGATATCTTCAGGATCTCATGTGACATCCCCCGAAAACAACAAAACTTCTTGTGGTGGATCTTAATTTTCAAACTCCAATAGTATATACCTGACTTGCAAATGAAGCTTATATACTCTTCAGCTCATTGGTTTCGATTTGAATAGCTAATGGAGGGCGAGAACTGCCAGAATTGTAAGATAAGGCAGTTTGTGATGATTTCTACCACAATGTCTCAATTAAAGATGGGGTAGAACTTTCAAGAACGTCTGCCAATATAAGGAGAGCCTATATAAGAGGGCAGTGGCATCTTAACAAACGGATGTTCTAACAGTTGAGCAGCAGTAGGGCGATGATTGGGCTTAGCTTGTAGGCACTGCAGGATGAAATCCCGTGCATCCCCTGAGAGAGAATCAGGAACCGGAGGTGGTTCACCCTTTCCAATCCTAAACAATGCTTGCATCTGTTATGTTATAAACGTTAGAATTGTTGTAAGAGTTCTTGACAATAAATTTCATAACATTATCATGACAATGACATTAAGGATAAAGATAAAAGGAAGGAATTGCAACAAACATCACACTTACACTTTCCAGATGAGAGTATGGAATCTTATGAGTTAACATCTCCAACACAGTGCAGCCAAGGCTCCATATATCAGCTGGAAGTCCATAACCTTGGTTCTTCCGGTTGACAACCTGCAAATGCGCAGAGTGATAATCTAAGGATTTGGTAGATATTCGAAACTCAGTCCCTATATGTTAGCCAGGGAATGGCACAAGCAAAACAAGTTATACAAGGCTCAGTGGTCCTTGAGCTGATTAGCAAATTCATGATATTatcaaataaaattacaacTAAATTTACAATTGGATACTCATACAACTCAATTTTTAAGCCACACTCTGTCAAGAAATCATTTATTCAAAAATACTGAAGCCACATTAAATAGTATAGCAAACCTCAGGGGCCATCCAGAATGCAGTCCCTTTGCATGATTTAACGTCATTCAATTTGGTTGCCTGACAAAAAGTTCCAAGAAGCAATATTAAGAAAAGACTCACAATCACCTAAAAGCTCTTAGCAATAAGTGAAATATAACCAAGGAGAGAGCAACAGACCTTAGCTAATCCAAAATCTGCTAGCTTCACGGATCCATTTGCATCAACCAATATATTTGCACATTTGATGTCCctgcaaatgaaaaataaaaataaacttcAGCAAAAGTGAtaacacgtgaaaagcatgtacCCGcatatttgcattttttttgaGGCAACTACCAACTGCTTCTGCTTTTGAATTTGTAATAAACAGACTTCAAGATGTTAGAGATACCTGTGGACCACATTTCTGTCATGCAGATACTTCAAACCATGAAGAATCTGCCTTGTATATGCAGATACTTGGGAATCCATGAGATGATACCTCTGATAGAGATTTAATAGAGAGCCTTTTGTTACAAGCTCAAGAAAGATGTACAAGGTTGAATCATCCTGCATAATAGATGTAAAAGAAATGTTGagaaaatttattcaaaacaGGTAATTAGTATGCTCATGTAATATGGAAGGCAAATAAAGGCAACATACAGGCAACTGCATATACCGTTTAGTTTACATTATAAGTGTTCTAACATCTCTACAAGGAAATAAGTAGTAGATTATGAGACAAGGGATGCTAGCATCTTAACAACCAAAAGTGTAGACATGAACTTAGACACCCGAATATGAAGCCAGAATTTCTTCCATGCGCATATGAAGTTACTAtaataggtaaaaaaaaaagttaaacaacTCCAATCCACAAGGCTTTCGCAGTGGGTGGGGTGGGGGACAAACAGGATTTACGTAGATCtcacccccacataatatgtgagagattgttttcaggaattgaatctATGACCTCTAGGGTATGCCCCTTCAACTCTATCATTGAGCCACATGCTCACCTGTATGAAGTTACtataatatgaaaattttataattCACAACAGATTTTCTAGAATACATTGTTCATCTATCTTTCCCAAATCAAAAGTCTAGGATACTTCCTGAATGGTTCCCATCTGCAGATGAATTAATCTCAACTTGGAAATGCAAGGTATACGTATCCAAACACATCAGAAACAATGTTTCACTAGCTTCTTTCGCGATATTGATTATATTTTTACTTTGTTTACTGGGTTGCACTCACTTGCTGCCCCTTTATAGAAAATTTtttgcatttaaaaaaaatgctgCATAGCATCCTAAACTTCAGTtctatttcctttttttaaaaagaatatatTCTGTGAAGAACAATTTTTTGCACAGGATGACAATTCTATGACATACCATGAAGTTATTAGGGTAAGGCTTTTGAATGTAGAAATTAAGCcttattttttgataaagataATGAGAAGTTTAATCATGACATGCCCTGAACCTGAAGTCCTTGTAGGTGGGACACATCTGACCCTGGTATGGGCCAAAGAAGACGTGCACACGATGCAAGATGTTGAAAGACACATTATGCTTAGggtttaaaatttgaatttgattctaACATAGAACAGTAGTTACCATGTTTCTTACGTCTTTTTTTGGGCACAATGAGCATATATTTTACCTTTACATGTACTGGTTGCGCATTTTAAGCATTTCTGGAACAATTTACTATGTACTCAGTGAAACATAAATAGAACAAAATTTTCCATCACTTTCTTACTAGTTACTATCAATTTTTTCAGAATTCAGAAAAATCTGATAAAACCAAGAAAGATAACAAACAGTACCTTATCTGTGCCATAATACTGGACTATGTTTTCATGTTCGAACTGACTCAAAAGAGCGATCTCCTGAAAAATTTGTACACATGATGAACAATTAGAGAATCCAGTAGGAAGCAAGATCTAGTTCCACAAAAGCAACTACTTCATTGATTAATGGAATGGATATGAATATCCAGATCAAAATTGAAACGTAAAAGCACTCCTTCATTAATTAGGAATAGAATAGAAAATCCACATGAAACTCGAAACATGACACCATGAAATGAAGGAGtttgagaaaaaagaaagagaaaaagtctATTACCTGTTCGAGTTGGTAAACACTTTGCTTTCCCTGACTACCTTGATCAAGCAACGAAACTTCCTTCACAGCAAAAAAGAATCCATCGCTGCAAGGAATATAAAAACAAAGGATGAACAAAAAGTCGCTAATGCGATTCAAGGGAGGAACATTTGTCagagaaaattttgaagaaGAGTAGTAGCATTGATTTCAGCAATAAATTTTCTGGAACAACTAAAAGATGCAATGCATCTTTGCATCAGAAATTTAGAATTCAAGCCTCTTCAATAAAAGATAAGAGGATAGAATGGCAATATATTTAAGTCCCAAAAAAACCCATTAAAAGTTCTATATCTTGCCTGCTTGGAAAAGAATTGGCCAATAAATTGGCCCCTGAGATATCAATCTGAACTAAGAAAGCAGTGCCCAAAGCATTATCAATGCAGACGATCTCTATGATGAAACACATCTCAAAGGCCACAGTAGATGCCGCTACCCACCAAATTAAATTTGCAAAACCTAACAATAACGGGCGTTTAAAAGATTACCCAGTTAATGAGCTCCTATGTATCAACAAAGAAACTCAAACCCCTGTTGTAGGCTCTTGCAAGATCCATAATAAAATGAAGCCTTTTTGCCACCTAATTTTACTGTCTTAACTGTATCTGCAAGCAGAACTGATGGCTAAACATTTTCTGCATGCCTAACAAACAACACCCACCACGAAAATGCACATTATAACTAGTAGCATCTACGATCTAAGACATTGGCCTTGATCTTATAAGAccccaattaagcaaatatacCTAAGCTATGCATATAGTAACCACAAATCAGAAAGATTTTCCATGAAAACTGACAATTTGGACAGATCACCACCATTATAAAACCATCGAGGCCAAATAAATCCTTAGAACAGTCAAAAATTGAGAAGAGTATTTTAAACCTCACAACAATCAGTCAACAATCCAGTTTATCATCACTAATCAAGACGCTTACTGAGTTCCTCAGGGTCTTCAATATTTTCTTCCTCGCAATTATAAGGAAACAGACTTCCTATAACAACAGACCTGTACCAGAGCAGGCAAATGGTGGTGCTCTATTTTCTATTCCATTTCTTACTCGGTGTCCACTATACTTCCGAAACAATAGATCTCCAAGCACGTGAACAACatccaaatatgaaatattgttTCTCCACTTAGCTTCAAATATTATAGCACATTCCTTCAACTCCCCAAACAATCCACTAAAAGTTGGTCCACTACTCAATTTAGCCTTCCTATCATAAATTAAATCATTTTCCTAGGACTAAACATTCAAACAGTCAAACCTTAAACCTTAAACTGTGAGACAATCGGTAAGGAAATGTAAAAATCTTTTGCGGAATTCCCAACTGATAAAGAACTATCCATATAATACAAGAGGGAAATATTTCAAAACAGGCTATAGGTCTTTAAGGATGTGATTTATGAAACACAGGAGAAACCATTCAAAACACAATCATGATCAACACATTTTTGGCTAGTTTGCTACtacttaaaaccctaaaccctgaaCTCTTTTATGACCATAAAATAATAACAGACAGTAATAAGCAAAACTATAAACAGCATTATATCACTTACTTAGAAAGTCCTTCATACACTGATCCATATGAACCTCGTCCCAGAAGATTACCCTTCTCCCATGATGTAATGGTACGCATAAGTCTCCCATTTGGTGAAATATTGGACAATTGCTCTGTGGTAGTGCTAGAAGAATCATCATCATTCGAGGTACTAAATGAACACGACTCAGACAGCAACGCTGTCACATCCGCCCTCAACatactctcctcctcctcctcctcctcctcctcctctatcTTGTCAGCTACTAAGTTAGCTTCTCTTTGCTTTTGTTCCCTGTCCAACACTGAAGAATTAAACTCTCTATCCACTATCACCAAAGACGCTCTATCATTTTCAGGCGCAAAATCCCTGAATATATCCCATGTTGAACGTGCATTGTCAATGACAGGTAGCCTCATTGATGGCGGTGGCTTGAGCAGCGGGGGTCTCACCCCCTTAATTCCTACAACAGCGCCACGGCTAACAACACCAATGTCATGATATGCATTAGACACAATTGACTCTGCCCTATCCAACTCATTACCATCGCCATCTCTAATTCTAATACAAGCGGAGACCCTATCGCATAACTCCCTATCCGACACCTGGACGTGTTCCTCCTCATTCTGCTTTACATCCTCTGTTCTCGTACTATCTGACCAACGATATTTGGACCTGGGCAAGACAGCCGAGGAGGACCGGATCTTGCTGGCCTCCCAAGCCGCCGTGGAAATCCCAAGATCCTCGGGCCCGGACAGCCCTAGGCTCcggaaaatccgatcgatctcGCCCTCCTCTCCCTCCACACGGAAACTCTTCCCCTCGTATAGCTCAAGCGATCGCGTTTGCAGAGACGAAGAATAGGAAGAATCATCCAGCGATGAGGACAATGACGCGGCATCGTACTTTATGTTCTTCACTGCATTACGACGCTCAAGCTTCGGTCTCAGCTTTTTCTTGGAGTCTGACGCGCCGCTTCTATTGCTATGAGCGAAAAAACGAGGTAGGTGATGCATGGATCACTAATTCCATCAAAAATCCAACACAAATGTTCTGGTTCTATAACACTTGTAGGAGCTAGAGAGCACCGGAAGCTGCTTTCCTGAACGGTCTGCGATTTCCTTTTCCGTCCGTTTACCGAGAGAACTCGTAGATTAACACGCTGAGGAAGAGCTAACTAGGCATTTGGGGAGCCGAAATCGAGCTGACCACTGACCAGAGGACGTCGAAATGTTTGACAAGGCGCCGATAGTCAGACAGATAAGAGAGAATGGTAAAAGCCGTCGAAGTAGAGAGGGAAAACGCGGTGCCACGTGGAGGGAAAACGCGGTGCCACGTCGAAGTAGTGTGGGGCTGACGAATATTATTACGATTCGCTGCCGCTGAGTATTGTAACAGCCCAATTGTAGGGATCCAGTACTGTATCACTAGATTTAATAACGTCGCTCTTTAAAGCAGTCCGGCCCCACACGCACTAAAATAGCCGGCCCGAAATATATGGGCTCACACAGCAACAATTACTTAAATggatttatctttttttctttttatattagaAACCATGGACTTTGGTGAGTTTATCTATCATAAGGTCTCTTTCATAGAGAATTTGAGATTTAACATATATCCAGTGGCGGAGATAGGCGGGTGGAGTGGGGTCAAGTGAccccactcaatttttttttaaaaaaaaattaatatatgtaatattttatttgttatttgtctaattgtaatatgtttgtttttatgactaTGATTATTTGGGTGATTTTAACTAATATCATTTTGTCCTCTTAATaggttattttggtatataattgtttatcattatagaaagtgCGACCCCAGTGACAATCCATCCCAACTCCGCCACTGCATATATCTTAATTTAAATGATGTATTAAATGCTAGTATGTAGTGCTAGGTACCGTCCGGTTAACAGGATCATTAAGCctaatttaataaattcaattttttgttaaatataattttttagtataaattattaatatttttaaatcaaaattaaattgaCTATcttaaaaactataaaaatacattttataatttttattttacttattttatttatattgtcgtgaaatttatattatattgttatgttaataaaaaaatattgataaatACATCATTTAACACATAATTTGTGAGGTCCATGTTAAAAATTTGCACAAAATATCTTTAAATAACCGTGGCCCCACAGTGGTTTGACaacttttcaataaatttagTGGATCCCAcatgaattaattttttttttaaaaaaaaacataaacgtCTTCCGCTGCAAAAGAAGCTCCTATCTTTGCAGCGGAACCGTTGGTATGTAGCCAGTGATTCCATTGTTGCCTTTAATGTGTTCAATGAGGCATTGGACGCCCCGCACAACGGATCCGCCTAGTCCAACGCATTACAAAATAGGCGGTTAAACCGTTGATTATGATTAATCATTTTTAGGTTCACTAAGGCTTTTAGAACAATCCCCTGATATTGTGACAATGACAATGACAATGACATTAAGACAATGACAATGATGTCCTGCATTGAGCTTCTCCAGTGCTGTATATGACAGGCACCAGCAAGGCAGTAACCATTGCTTCAAAGAAATTTTCTGTTTCAATTTGTGAAAGCTGGTTAGATCTCTTGTTTAAAATAGTTATTCTCATCAATCTTGTGATCCTCAGCTACTAAACCAGTAGTCATGTCCTTTTAACTGAGAAACCACACAATTTCAAGAACTACTAGTTTACATTTTATTCTACTTAACTCTATGGTTAAACAAAAATTCACCTGCTTCGAACCTGATTGATCTTGTCATACCTTTTAACccttctcttcttcatcctctAACTGCATCAGTATTACTATTTTCTCTCCTATATGTTCAATTCTTTTTCGATTCTTAAACGTAGTTTTTCGATCAAATGGTGAGGCCTCCATGTTGTGACAAGATGAATGTGAAGAAAGGAATTTGGACTGCAGAGGAAGATGCAAAGATACTTGCATATGTTTCCAAGCATGGAACAGGAAACTGGACTTCTGTCCCAAAAAAAGCAGGTATGTATTTATTATCTTTAAACAATTATGTTCTGCTTTTAAATGTTGTCTATAAACCCCAatgctgtatatatatacatggttGAGAGGGCTTTACAGGGCTTAGGAGATGTGGCAAGAGTTGCAGACTTAGGTGGACTAATTACTTGAGGCCTGATCTCAGGCATGAAAGCTTCACACCTGAA
It encodes:
- the LOC120011201 gene encoding mitogen-activated protein kinase kinase kinase 1-like; this encodes MHHLPRFFAHSNRSGASDSKKKLRPKLERRNAVKNIKYDAASLSSSLDDSSYSSSLQTRSLELYEGKSFRVEGEEGEIDRIFRSLGLSGPEDLGISTAAWEASKIRSSSAVLPRSKYRWSDSTRTEDVKQNEEEHVQVSDRELCDRVSACIRIRDGDGNELDRAESIVSNAYHDIGVVSRGAVVGIKGVRPPLLKPPPSMRLPVIDNARSTWDIFRDFAPENDRASLVIVDREFNSSVLDREQKQREANLVADKIEEEEEEEEEESMLRADVTALLSESCSFSTSNDDDSSSTTTEQLSNISPNGRLMRTITSWEKGNLLGRGSYGSVYEGLSNDGFFFAVKEVSLLDQGSQGKQSVYQLEQEIALLSQFEHENIVQYYGTDKDDSTLYIFLELVTKGSLLNLYQRYHLMDSQVSAYTRQILHGLKYLHDRNVVHRDIKCANILVDANGSVKLADFGLAKATKLNDVKSCKGTAFWMAPEVVNRKNQGYGLPADIWSLGCTVLEMLTHKIPYSHLESMQALFRIGKGEPPPVPDSLSGDARDFILQCLQAKPNHRPTAAQLLEHPFVKMPLPSYIGSPYIGRRS